The Juglans microcarpa x Juglans regia isolate MS1-56 chromosome 8D, Jm3101_v1.0, whole genome shotgun sequence genomic sequence cacGAACAAACACACATCCGAGTCAGGCGAAAAACCAATGTGAAAAGTAAAAGAAGTTGGCTTTGTCCAGTTGTTCTGTCACTGTGGTCATTCTTATATATTGTTTGTCGAAGAAGTATTTTCACATTGATGGGAATCACTCATTTTGTGGATTTAGAGAAAGTGAAGCTTGATTTTATGCTCTGTTAGTTAACATATCAAACGGTTGCAAAGGGTCATTACATGACTTCTCTTCCAAATAAGCtagtaaagtattttattcatatatgttTGTTCTTATATGAAGAGTCTTGGGTACTCCAAAAGATGATACATGGCCTGGAGTGACTTCTTTGCCTGATTATAAATCTGCTTTTCCCAAATGGCCTCCTAAGGTAACTATATCTGACATGCTATGTTCCATAAATTTCCGTTACCATGACTgactaaaaaaatcaattacaaattcTGGAGTGCACACTTTCTTGACAATTTAAAAGGTTCCTGTTTAAACTTTACGGTGCAGGATCTGGCAACTGTGGTTCCAAGTCTTGATTCAACTGGAGTTGATCTTCTTTCTGTAAGTACATTTGACACACACATTTAGTTTCTATTTGATCACTCAAGTTTACTTTTAGTCAACTACCTGCAAACACTCCGATGCTTTTATTCGCCCAGATCATTTCCggttttttggaaaaagaaatctTAGTTATACTATGTGAGCATGGAAATGAACGAAAACCCCAGTCAGCTAGAGGACCTTTTTCTTACCCTATCCGCTATTTTGTGGCCTGAGCTCATCACCATTCTAGGCAATTACAAATGGATCAAATGGTATGCACGACTGCTTAATCATTTCGGTATCGTGTTCCAGAAAATGCTCTGCTTGGATCCCAGCAGAAGAATTACGGCCAGGAGCGCTCTCGAGCATGAATACTTCAGAGATCTCTGAATTACACCCCCGTGATGAATCTCTGTAACTATCCTCGTGGCAGAGAAGTGTCTATAGTAATGTGTAGCAAATGCGTAGCTTTTGATTGTGTGAGAAAGGTGTGCTGCTTTTGATGCaatttatctgtttttttttttcctttttcaatttcttcgGATTGAGTTTAGATTACTCTGATTTGGTTTTTGACACAGATATTGGAATCAACTATactattctcatttttttttcttacgggCAGTTTGTTACCCCCAATTCGCTTGTACTTAAAACAGACTATATTTCTCCGAGAAAGGATCTATTTTTATGTGGAATTAAAAAATTGGATTTACCTTGTATTTCCTATATGTATACTGGCTCATCCTCTCTTCCCTTTTCCTAATTCGACTGGAAGTCACACACCAGATTTCTGTGATTATAAGTTCATTCCATGCTGGGATAGACCGGAATAGGGTTAGGTTATATATATTCTAGAAGTGGTTTTGTTGGAGGAACAGGAAAGTGGATCAAGAAGTTTTCAAACGCAAGGGTCATAAGTGGGAAAGACAAAAACATTGAATGTTGAACTTGTTATATTGaatgttgtaatttttgaaCATTGAATGTTGTTTCATCTCTTTTCTAAGTTTCCTTAACTTGagatctttattaaaaaaaaaaaccatttatgtatataaataagtaatttagacatttataaagaattgcaaataatagtaaaacttctagacacattaaaaaaaaaaaaagaaaaaaaaaaggtggctAAATTTTTTGCAAAAAATCCTTCACTTTGTGCCTCTATTTATGGAAAGAAACACTACTAATGAGATAAACGATTTAAGATAAACTTGCATTTCTTGATGAAGGCATTAAGGCTTCGtgtgttttcgcagatgagatgagatgagattaaagttaaaaatttaaataaaatattgttataatatatttttttaatattatttttattttaatatttaaaaaagttgaattatttattttattttgtgtagaaatttaaaaaaattataatgattagatgagatgaattgagaggagttgtgaaaagaGGCTAAATCACAGGAACATTTAGATTTTAGATAGAattattagttctcttagacatttttaattatcttgttttttatttttattttttaaattttaatttgaaaacaaaaatcgaaattttcctctcttttgcattagaaaacaaaagagaaaaaaaaatgtattaaatatgGTATAGTCGAAGTCAAAATGGTGGTGCGGCGACTGAACAAGTACAACGTAGAGCCTATTTTATATACGCAATTTGTcaccaatatatatttatttttggaatttAGGATGGGATTGTGCAATACGGCATTATCATCCAacaatcatttcttttaatattatttaatggGATAAActaaaggaatatatatataaatatatatatatttattaccaATAATGTACATTtgtcaaaaattaaattctttaggGGTTATCTGTCATTCCTTaattattgttttcaaatatgaTAATAGGATCCTAATACATCAATATCTAccatttttaaattcaaatatttattatcttaatttttcatttttttattatttataaataacttataatTCATGAACAACTATTTAGTACAATTAATATACTTAATAAATATAGTATCCACCTTATTATCCTTCTATTTATTGCTACTTACTATATATCCTTAAGCATAATATGTGAAGGAGTCAAAgtttattaattagaatataaatcCTCTTTAATTTCCTAATTTcattagataatttaatttatcaaaatagatatattatgtaatttttataatatttaatatattttttaaaataatattagataaaatcTTAGATTATAAActtcgtatattttttttagaaaaaagtagaatttattattaaaaattaatttttattatataaataataaatctcatatgtatctattttttaaaaaaaggagtATGCGAATTACGTggaaatataatttctcaatgtttagcttttattttttgcagtttaaaaaaaataagttgaaatgaaaattgaaagttaaataaaatattattaaaatttattttttaaatattatttatattttaaaatttaaaatagttaaattatttattttattttatataaaaatttaaaaaaattataataattaaataaggtAGGATATCTACATCAAACAAATTATTCCTGCCGAGCAACGTCACATGGGACGAGATTTAAGACGGGAAATGGACAGGAAACCACTCTCTTTAAAAATGGGAGGTTGAAGGAAAGAGAGTGCTGTCTGCTGAGCAAGCGGGCGTTCCATTTTGGTATGGGGGACGTGGTAATCCCGCCAGCGCTGAGCGGAGATTTTGTAGAGTTCCAAGCATGGGGCCAATCAGGCGAAGCCAAACATGTAGTACCACTACCAATATATATGCTTTTCCTCTGTCTTTCTTCCCAACCAAGTGACTGACTTTTCAAAGTCTCGcaactctttttcttctttttgttttgttttttttgtttttgctttttcttttatctGCAGTCAGCGTCGCTCCTCTGTTCTGACTAGTTCAAACCTCTTTACACTCTCTGAAGATATTCTCATAGCCAAATACCAGCATGGTTATCTCaagtttcttccttttcttcagtTGCTTTTTGTGAGGGGGCACTGTCTCTGTTGGCGGCAGGGTGCGTTGTCGATTCGGTTTGCAACTCACTCAACTTGGTACTCAGCTTCAAACAGGTGTGTAAAATTTgcaactttttcttttggtttacgAGTTTGTATcgttcgtttttttttttttttttgagttagCCATCCCACAAGTCATTTCCCATTCTTCCTTGGAActttttgttggtttgtttcttttctGGACGCAGAGTTACAGAATATGCTTTTCTGGGTATACATGGACGTGTATACACGATTCTATGAGAATCTAAATATATGGTGGCGCTCATTGGTTACTGTTTCCAATGGGAACTTGGTGAACTTAATTAAAATTGGCAATGGGAACTAAGCTAATGAAACTTGGTGGATAGTTTAACTAATGAGAAAGTCTCGTTGTAGAATTGTGAGAGGATCTTGATAAGTGGAAATAAAGACATGCATGTAGATTTTCAGGTGGCACCAAATGCATATAAGAATAACGGGCAGATAAATGGAGGGGCACTAGTAATACACGGTTCTGGAGGATGGGGTCATGAATTGGGGGTTCACGGCCGTTCACTTACCTGGGGCGGGTCTGATGCGCCCTGCCTTGACGAGGTtccatgtcataaaaaaatgggAGTGCTGTCAATACAAGCCTAAGCAGTCTGCACAGTGGATGATCACCATATGTGGGATAATAATACTCAAGACTCAAGAAAGCTTCCCTTTAGGGAAGCTACAAAATATAAGGAATTTAATGTGGGACACTACTTTTTGTTAGATAGTTTTTCCTTCAATCCAATGTGCTTTTCGGTATTTTATGTTGGGCAATTCACGCTCCGGTCTGATTATGTATTTAGAATGGTCTCAATCTTATTCTTTCTGCCAAAGAGACGATATGTATTTAGAATGGTCTCAATCTTGTTTGATTGGATATGGTGCAAGGAGcctttttctctccgtacaacTAAAACTCTGATGATGAAAAATTCTGTGTTTTTCTTCTGGTGAGGTTTCGGTGCATCCAGTGGTGTGTTAGTGTTGCTTTTAGTGTGTTATGGGTCCTTTGAAACTAGTGCTTATTGAATCCAAGGCTTTTGAGATAGTAAGAGATGGGAGGTTTGTTCATATAACAGAGAAAGGTTGGAAGGTGGTGAAAGAGATTAGTCTGGGGTTAGGTACGACAAGGTGGTTCTTACATGCCTTGGAGGATAGCGTGAAGGCTGGGAGGCAGGGGTATTATTTTGCCCATAGAGATGGTGACAGGGGCTATGTTGCTCAGCGTCGCCTTAACTCACGAGGCTGCATTATGGCGTTGATGGaatatgggggggggggggtgggtatCGAAATTTCTTGTTCATTCCAGAGGACAGGGAAGGGAGGGGGTGGAGGAAGATGGTGGAGGCGCTGAAGGTGGTTGCAGGTTCTCCTCTACCTCCACACCAGCCTCCATCTCGGTCTTACAGGGAGGTGTTGCAGTTCAGAGGTAGTAGTTGGGTTAGCCATCACTCTGACACTTCAGCAGGCTTGAGAGGGGTAGGCCTGCAAAGGGGTGTTGCCATTCCTGTAGAAGATCAGATGCGGAGGGTAGAAGGCAGAGGTGTGGTCGGTATGCATGAGGAAAGTGTGTTGTGTGCCTTACAGGAAATGAAAAGTCAAGTTGATTTGTTACAAGATAATATAGCTTGGATGATACGGTGCGCAAAGGGGCTTAAAGGGCAGGGAGTGGGCTTCGGTAAGTTTGAGGGCTGTGGCCCAAGTTGGCCTCAGGAGCTACCTAAGGCTAGTGGGCAATTAAAAATGGGTCAGGCTCGGACTAGTGGGCCTCAGGCTGGGAGTGTGGGCCAGGGAGGAGAGGCTGACTTAAAGGGGAAGAAGGCTGTAAATGGGCTGGGCTGGAACAGAAGCCCACGTCGAGCTTGGCAGGAGAAAGGCCCGAAACCTAGGATTTCGGGTATGCTGGAGGTGTCGTCCTCTTCATGCCCGAGTCTTGGGCTGGGTCCGGCACAGACAGGGGCTACGGCCTACGGCGCCTCAGGTGGTGGTCCGGCGGTGGCCTTAGAGTTGCCGGAAGTGGTGGTGGGAGAAAATAAAGATGGCGCTGACTCTGAGGTGCCCGAATCATCCACTTTAGGACCGAGTCTTGGGCTGGGTCCGGCACAGACAGTGGCGAAGGCCTGCGGCGCCTCAGGTGGTGGTCCAGCGGTGGCCTCAGATTCGTCGAAAGTGGTGGCGGGAGAAAATATAGATGGTGCTGATTCCGGTTCTGCAGTTGATAACTCTGGTGTTGCTCGGGGAGGGTTACCTCTTTATGGGGTGTCTCAGTCTCCTTCGGCAGACCCTGGGTCACCATTATTCTTGGCCCAGTCACAGCTAAAGCCATGGGGGGAAGAAGATATAGCTCTCGGTTATGAGGGAGTCAGTGAAGAGTTGGCTCACGAAGATGAGGGGGAAGGTATGCTGACTTTATTTGACCCATGCAAATATTCTTCAGAGGGGGAGGAGGCTGTAGGAGTGGATCCTACTCTGTTAAGTATGGTTCCTCCTAGTATTTCCTCAGActgggttttgaaaaaagtagaggaACTTCAGAGTTGTATGGGGATCTCGTGTGTGGGCTACAAAGAGCAGTTTAAGGCTTTGATTATAGCCATAGAGGCAGGTGAGCATGGTGTCGGGTCAAGAAGAGATAGGGAGCTAAAGAGGCTGATGTGGTCCATTAATTATGATGGCAAGGAGGGGAATGCGAGTCATGGAAGAAACAAGGGGAGGGGTGGTACAGTTGataaatgaaatctaaaatattgAGTTGGAATGTTAGGGGGTTGAATGAAATTAATAAACGCCTTAGAATAAGAGCTTTACTAAGGCAATGGAAGGTAGACATCATTTGTTTGCAGGAAACAAAGTTGAAGCTTGTCAATCGTAGTATTATTAGGAGCATATGGAACTGCCCATATGCAGGTTGGACTTACTTACCTTCGAATGGGGCCTTGGGAGGTATTTTGGTTATGTGGGATAAGAGGGTGGTGGAGAGCATTGATGAGTTTGTGGGGGAGTTCTCGGTGGGgtgtttgtttaaaaattttgacgATGGTTTCCTTTGGGCCTTTGCTGGGGTATACGGTCcgaatttggatagtgaaaggcGGATGCTTTGGGATGAGCTGGTTGGTCTTTGTTCTTGGTGGGAGGCTCCATGGTGTATTGGAGGGAATTTTAATGTGACAAGATTCTCCAGCGAAAGATCAGGGGAGGGACGACAAAATCAAGCTATGGtggatttttcagatttcattttTGAGTCAGGCCTTATGGACATACCCCTAATGGGAGGGGAGTATACTTGGTCTAATCATTTTTCTTGGTCAAGACTGGACAGGTTTCTCATTTCCCCTTCATGGGAACTTCAATATCCAGATGTAAGCCAGAAAAGACTCCCGAGGATTTGTTCCGATCATTTTCCTGTTATGCTTGATGGTGGTGGTATCAAAGGGGGTAGAAGGTCattcaagtttgagaatatgtggttaaaaaagGAGGGTTTTGTGGATTTGGTTAGACAATGGTGGAGTTCCTATTTATTTGAGGGCAATCCGAGCAATCTGTTGGCCAGgaaattgaaagctttgaaattgaatttgaagatATGGAATGAACAGGTGTTTGGTGATGTAACCTTACAGATGAAAAGCTTGACACAAGAGCTACAAAGCTTGGAGGGTGTAGGAGTCGAGAACAACCGTAAAGAGCAAGTTGTTTCTGAACTTGAAA encodes the following:
- the LOC121243504 gene encoding uncharacterized protein LOC121243504; this encodes MVEALKVVAGSPLPPHQPPSRSYREVLQFRGSSWVSHHSDTSAGLRGVGLQRGVAIPVEDQMRRVEGRGVVGMHEESVLCALQEMKSQVDLLQDNIAWMIRCAKGLKGQGVGFGKFEGCGPSWPQELPKASGQLKMGQARTSGPQAGSVGQGGEADLKGKKAVNGLGWNRSPRRAWQEKGPKPRISGMLEVPESSTLGPSLGLGPAQTVAKACGASGGGPAVASDSSKVVAGENIDGADSGSAVDNSGVARGGLPLYGVSQSPSADPGSPLFLAQSQLKPWGEEDIALGYEGVSEELAHEDEGEGMLTLFDPCKYSSEGEEAVGVDPTLLSMVPPSISSDWVLKKVEELQSCMGISCVGYKEQFKALIIAIEAGEHGVGSRRDRELKRLMWSINYDGKEGNASHGRNKGRGGTVDK